The sequence below is a genomic window from Mycobacterium sp. ITM-2016-00316.
GCCCGGCCGGGTACACCGCCGCGGTCTACACCGCGCGGGCCCAACTGCATCCGCTGGTGTTCGAGGGCATCCAGTTCGGTGGCGCGTTGATGACGACCACCGAGGTGGAGAACTACCCGGGGTTCCGCGAGGGCATCACCGGTCCCAATCTGATGGAAGAGATGCGCGAGCAGGCACTGCGCTTCGGTGCCGATCTGCGGATGGAAGACGTCGACGCCGTCGACCTCACCGGTTCGATCAAGACGGTCACCGTCGGTGACGAAACTCACCGCGCCCGATCGGTGATCCTGGCGATGGGTGCAGCCGCCCGCCAACTCGGCGCGCCCGGCGAGATGGAACGCATCGGCCTGGGTGTGAGCACCTGCGCCACCTGTGACGGATTCTTCTTCCGCGACCAGGATATTGCGGTCGTCGGCGGCGGCGACTCGGCGATGGAGGAAGCGATCTTCCTCACCAAGTTTGCCCGCAGCGTCACGCTGATCCACCGTCGCGAGGAGTTCCGCGCCTCCAAGATCATGCTGGACCGCGCCCAGGCGAACGAAAAGATCACCTTCCTGACCAACAGCGCCATCACCGAGATCGAGGGTGATCCGAAGGTGACCGGAATTCGCTTGCAGGACACCGTCACCGGCGAGGAGTCGAAGCTGGCCGTGACGGGCGTGTTCGTCGCGATCGGCCACATTCCGCGCTCGGATCTCGTCCGCGGGCAGGTCGGTGTCGATGAGGACGGCTACGTGCAGGTCCAGGGCCGCACCACCGCAACATCGCTGGAAGGTGTGTTCGCCGCCGGTGATCTGGTGGACCACACC
It includes:
- the trxB gene encoding thioredoxin-disulfide reductase, translated to MSTTSEVTSPIHDVIIIGSGPAGYTAAVYTARAQLHPLVFEGIQFGGALMTTTEVENYPGFREGITGPNLMEEMREQALRFGADLRMEDVDAVDLTGSIKTVTVGDETHRARSVILAMGAAARQLGAPGEMERIGLGVSTCATCDGFFFRDQDIAVVGGGDSAMEEAIFLTKFARSVTLIHRREEFRASKIMLDRAQANEKITFLTNSAITEIEGDPKVTGIRLQDTVTGEESKLAVTGVFVAIGHIPRSDLVRGQVGVDEDGYVQVQGRTTATSLEGVFAAGDLVDHTYRQAITAAGSGCAAAIDAERWLTEFPAPTED